Part of the Synechococcus sp. HK01-R genome is shown below.
ATGAACAGGGCGACCCTGTGCCCGTGGCGTGGCATGAATCCATCACGGAAGCACAGCCATCCTCGCTGACCCAAGAATGATCGTCATGTCCCTCAGTCGTTGGAACGGTCTGGCCCTGATCGTGGGGGCTGGCGGAATTGGTCGTACCCTGGCCTCTCAGTTGCGTCAGCGTGCATCGGGTTTGCATGTGGTTCTCTGCGGTCGCCAGCAGGGCCCTGAGGTCGCCTGGGAGCTCGATCTAGAGCAACAGGACTCCCTAGGCGACTTGGCACCACGGATCGCTTCCTCTGGGCTTCCTCTGCGCCTAGTGATCAATGCTTCGGGTTGGCTCCATGATCAACACCATCAACCTGAAAAGCGACTGCAGCAGGTTGATGCCGATGCCTTGCTGAAAAGTTTCTCGATCAATGCGATGGCTCCGCTCCTCCTGGCCAAGGCCGTGGAGCCATGTTTGCTGCGCGATCACCCCTTTCACTTCGCCAGCCTCAGTGCCAGGGTCGGCAGCATTACCGATAACCGCAGTGGTGGTTGGTATGCCTATCGAGGTGCCAAGGCCGCGCAGAACATGTATCTGCGCTCATTGAGCCTTGAATGGGCCCGACGTTTCCCTTCGGCCTGCGTCACCCTCCTTCACCCTGGGACCACCGACACAGCTCTCTCCAGACCATTTCAAACGTTTGTAGCTGCCGATCGACTCTTCAGCCCTGAGCGGGCAGCTGTCCAGCTTCTCGATGTTCTCTCCCAGCAGACGCCTGAACAAAGTGGTGCCTTCCTCGCCTGGGATGGTCAGTCGATTCCCTGGTGAGCGTGTCGCTTGAGGATCTCCAGAGGGATCAGGTCCAGGGTGCTGCGTTCGGTGGCCGCCAAGCGCACCAGCGGTGCCATTCCGTCCTCATAGGCCTGCCGCCAGCGTGGAGCACACACGCACCAGTGGTCCCCCGGGCGTAGCCCTGGAAAGCCGAAGGCCGGCACAGGGGTCGACAGATCATTCCCCTGAGCCTTGCTGTAGCTGAGAAAGGCTTCGGTCATGACGCAGCAGACGCTGTGCTGCCCCAGGTCAGAGCTCTCGGTGCGGCAATGGCCATCGCGAAACCAACCTGTCATCGGTTCACAACCACAAATCTCTAAGGGTTGCCCCAGAACGTTGAGATCTTCCGTGCTGGACTGGTTTTTCACGGTTGATGTGGGTGGATTCCGGCCTGGAGTCTGCCGAATGAATGGCACATTGCGCGACAAGGTGGTTGACGGATCCCGGGGGCGAGGCGTTAAAGGTCAGTCAGTTATGCCCCCTCGATGGACTGGGAGTTCACTGAAGACGCGGCCTTCATGGCCCTTTGCGACGCCTTTCGCGAGAGCGGAGAGAGTTCCGCCATTGAGTTCCTGGCCAATGGTGAAGGGGCATTCCATTTCCAGGAGCTCTCTCAGAATGCCGCTGGCGAGGGGCTCGACCTGAGCGATTCCGATGATCTGGAGGCTTTTCAGCAGGAAGTGATCGACACCATGGAATCGCTCTGCCAGGACTGAGAGGGCCTGGCACGCTCAACCAACTCAGCCGTAGTAGAAGCTGATTTCCTTCTCCTTGAGGCCGTCCCAGCCCGCTTCGATCAATCGTTGGTTGAGGGTCTCTTGGTCGAAATGCTTGGCTCCTGTTCTCACCACGCGATTGCGCATTGATTTGCGGACACCACTGCGCTTTCTTTGCCCTTCCTTCTCCATGACATCGCGGTAGAGGTTGAGCATGGCTTCCGGTAGCGGCGTGCCGTCGAGATCGATCCCCGCATCAATGGCGCGGTCGATGGCATCAGGTCCACTGAGGTCCATGGAAGGGAAGCGAGAGAACGATCCCAGTCTGGATTGTGAGTCGGGAGCGGCGAGAGAAGCCGTCAGGCGCTGAAATATCGCGCTTTGCTGTGGAGAGCCACCAAGGCCGTGGTGCTCTGCTCCGGGTGGAGTTGCTCGGAGTCATCCATCTGCAAACCAATGCGGTCTGCTCCGAGCCATTCCAGTTGTTGACGCGAATCGCCGACCGTCGGACATGCCGGATAACCAAAGGAGTAGCGGCTGCCTCGATAGCGCTGGGCCAGCACCTCACGGATTGGCATGCCATCCGGATCCTGGAAGCCACACTCGCGACGGATCCGCGCATGGGTCCACTCAGCGAGGGCCTCAGCCATCTGCACCGACAATCCATGGAAGAACAGATAGTCGCTGTAGGCATCGTTCTTGAAGAGCTCTTGGCTGAATCGGCTGGCTTCTTCTCCCATCGTCACCGCTTGCATGGGAAGCACATCGCTGGGACGTCCGCCTTCCAGGTCCCTAAAGAAATCAGCGATGCAATAGCGGTTGCCGCTGCGTTGACGAGGGAGATCGAAGCGACCGAGTGTTGTCGTCGCGTCCTCCGCAAAAACAATCAAGCTGTTGCCATCACGACCACAGGGGAAATAGCCATAAGCCACTGCCGGTTGCAAGAGATGCTCCTCGCGGATCCGATTCAACCAGTTCTGAAGAATCGGTTCTGCTGTTTCCTCAAGCTGCGCCTCATAGTCCTCGCGGCTTTGCTCTTTGGTTTTGCGCATCTGCCATTGGCCAGCGAATAGGGCCTGACGATCGAGATAGGCGATCACTTGCTCGAGTGGGATATCAGGTTCCCCTTGAAGCAGATGTGAGCCCAGGAACGGGGGCTTGTTGGCGGTCTCAGCAGGCACGGCATCCGAACGCTCAGTGCTGAGGGGTTGTGGATCAGGCGATGCACCGACGGACGTGGTGGGTTGGACCGACGCGTCCGCCTCACCATCTACGGCTTCACGATCATCGGAGAATCCACTGGCTGCCAGGCCAACGCCCTCGGGAATTCCATTCAGGAATCCCTGATGATCATCCCAAGAGCCTTCGCTGCGTGCACTGACGAAGGCATCCATAAACCGTAAGTCGGTGAATGCGTCACGGCCATAAACCACCTTTCCCTTGTAAACCTCACTGCAGTCTTTGTTGACAAAGCGTGGGGTCAGCGCTGCGCCACCAAGAATGACTGGAACGCTGATACCAGCCTCGTTGAAGGCTTCGAGGTTGTCTTTCATGAATGCTGTTGATTTGACCAACAATCCACTCATGGCAATGCAATCGGCCTGATGTTCCTGCTGAGCCGCAATGATGGCTCCAACATCTTGCTTGATCCCTAAGTTAATCACTTCATAGCCATTGTTAGTGAGGATAATATCGACAAGATTCTTGCCAATATCATGCACGTCCCCCTTCACGGTTGCGATCAAGAACTTCGCCTTTGCTGAGCGCTTGCCATCCGTTTTCTCCATGTGCGGTTCCAGGTAGGCAACAGCCGCTTTCATGGTTTCTGCGGATTGGAGCACAAAGGGCAATTGCATTTGCCCAGAACCAAACAGATCACCCACGACCTTCATGCCATCCAGCAGGTAGGTGTTAACGATTTCTAGGGGTGCGTACTGTTGCAGTCCTAGGTTGAGAGCTTCCTCGAGGCCGATGCGCTCACCATCGATGATGTGCTGCTTAAGGCGCTCTTCAATGGGAAGATCTGTTAAGGAGGGGCCTGATTGACGTGCCTCCTTCGCGCTGACACCCTCAAATAACGTGGTGAGTTCAGTGAGGGGGTCGTAGCTACAGACGCCACCTTCAAACCGTCGTCGATCAAGAATCAGGTCACGGCAGACCTGTTGATGCTCTTCGCTGATCTTGATCAGAGGCAAGATCTTTGCCGGAGAAACGATCGCAGCATCCATTCCTGCCTCACAACAGTCATGAAGGAAGACTGAGTTGAGACTGATTCGTGCTGCGGGCGAGAGACCGAAGCTCACATTGGAGACTCCCAGCAGCACATGAACGCCTGGCAGTTCTGAGCGAATGCGACGGATCGCTTCAATGGTTTCCAGGCCATTGCGGCGATCTTCTTCGATACCCGTGGAAATCGGCAGTGCTAACGGGTCATAGAAAATTTCACGCGCTGGAATTCCATACTCAACGGCATCTCGATAGGCGCGTTTGGCAATTGCCACCTTCTTGTCGGCGGTTCGTGCCATCCCTTCTTCATCAATCGTGCCAATGACGACGGCAGCTCCATAACGCCTGGCTAGTTCGAGAACTTTGAAAAACCGTTCATCTCCATCCTCATAGTTGGTCGAGTTGAGAATGCACTTGCCGCCAGCCACTTTCAAACCTGCTTCCATCTTTTGCCACTCAGTCGAGTCGAGCATTAACGGCAGGTTGATGTTGGTGACAACGCGTGAGACCAGCTCGTGCATATCACGTTCGCCATCACGCCCCACGTAGTCAACATTCACATCGAGGATGTGAGCATTTTCCTTGACTTGTCCTCTAGCAACAGCGACCAGGCCATCCCAGTCTTCTGCATTCAGAAGTTCCCTTACCTTCTTGGAGCCACTTGCATTCAATCGTTCTCCGACGATCAGAAATGAATTGTCTTGGTGATAGGTGGTGGCTCCATAGATCGACGCTGCAGCCGGCTCATAGCTCAACTGGGTCCGCTCCATGGCGCTATGACGCGATGGACGCTCAGCAGCCTTGAGATCTTCAGCAAGCTCGGCCAGCGCTTGGATATGTGCTGGCGTTGTGCCACAACAACCACCAATCACTTGCACACCAAGATCTTCGACGAAGTGCATCAGCTGCATCTTCAGCTCCATGGGTTGCAGCCGGTAGTGCGCGACCCCACCCACATTCTCTGGTAAGCCGGCATTGGGGATGCAGCTCACCACAAAGGGGGACTGCTCCGCCAGGTAGCGGATGTGTTCTTTCATCTGCTCCGGTCCTGTGGCGCAATTCAGGCCAAGGATGTCGATCGGAAATGGTTCTAGGATTGCAACAACAGCGGCAATATCCGATCCCACGAGCATGGTGCCTGTGGTCTCCATCGTCACCGACACCATCAGTGGCCGCCGTTCACCGGCCTTTTCGAAGGCCGCTTCAATGCCCTGGAGAGCAGCCTTGATCTGCAGCACGTCTTGACATGTCTCGACGATGTACAGATCAACACCCCCGGCCAGTAATCCTTCCGCCTGCTCTTGGTAAGCCGAACGCAAGGTGTCGAACTCGATATGACCCAGCGTCGGGAGCTTGGTGGTTGGCCCCATCGATCCGGCTACAAACCTTGGCTTTGCTTCCGTGCTGTACTCATCAGCGACAGCTCGGGCTAGTTCGGCAGCCCGTTGATTGAGCAGGAAGGCCTGATCCTCTAGTCCGTATTCAGCAAGGACCACGGATGCAGCTCCGAAGCTGTCGGTCTCGATGACGTCACAACCCGCTTCAAGAAACTGACGGTGCACCGCCTGAACCGCATCTGGTCTCGTGATCACGAGGTTCTCGTTGCAGCCTTCCAGTTCTGCGCCGCCGAAATCCTCTGCAGTGAGGTTCAACTGTTGAAGGGAGGTCCCTGTAGCACCGTCAAACACGAGGACCGGCCGATCAGGGGAATGCAACCGGGTCAGAAAGCGGCTCGCAGCTGTCGTCGGCGCCACCTTGTCTGACTGCATTCCCCGTTTGCGTTGCTTTGGGCATCCTATGAAGTCCACCTTGAACGCTGGAGCTGGCGGCAACCCCGCAGCTGAGTCAGTCGCCGAGTTCGATCCGGGTCACCCAGTGATCAAACTCCCGGTCACGCCCCTCTGTAATGGCGACGAGTCGTTCTCGCAGGGCCTCCATGACCGGACGCTCACTCTGGAGAACCGTTGATTCCAACTGACGAATGGGAGTGATCTTCGCTGCTGTGCCAGTCAGAAACACCTCATCAGCGATGAACAGTTCCGTTTTGTCGACTGGCCGTTCCAGGACCTCCAGGCCCATGGATTTCGCCAGTTCGATCACGCTGGCGCGGGTGATGCCTTCGAGGATGTCTTGGTCGACGCCCGGCGTAATCAACTGGCCATCACGGACGATGAACAGGTTCATGCCGCTCGCCTCGCTGATTTTTCCGCGGCTGTTCAAGAGCAGGGCTTCATCAAATCCACTCTTGACCGCCTCTGTCTTGGCCAGAGAGCTGGTGATGTAGGCACCACTGATTTTTCCGCGAAGGGGCAGGGAGCGATCCTCCTGTCTGGTCCAGCTGCTGATCCTGCAGCTCACACCCTCTGGCGCCAGATAGTCACCAAGTTCGAGGCCATAGATCAGGAAATCCGTTTCGATGTTGTGCAGCCTTGGCGCAATCCCTAAATCACTGGTGTAAACGAAGGGCCGCAGGTAGATGGGAGTGGTGGGCCGGTTCGCCTTCAGCATCGCCGTCAGAGCCTCCATCACCGTCTCTTCACTCAGTTCGGCGAGAAGCAGCCGGGCACTTTGGCTCAGCCTGCGGGCATGCCGATCCGCCCTGAACAGCAGGACTTGATTGGGATTGGCAGGATCAGGAATGGCACGCATGCCACCGAATGCACCGGTGCCGTAGTGCAGCGCGTGGGTGGCGATCGATACCTTGGCTTCCTCAAAAGGGATGCAGCGGCCTTGAAACCAGGCGTACGGCAGGAACTGGTGCATGGCTGGATCGGGCCGACCGCAAAATCTTCTCACTCTCGCCGACTCCCTCCCAGGCAGAGAATGGCTGCATGCATCGTTTGAGCCACCTTCCTGGATCCGATCAGGACGACGGTGTCGTTCTGGTGGAACAACCCAGCGCCCCTGTGCTTTGGCTCACCAGCGCCCAGACCGATCTCTCCACCCTCGCTTCGGTCCTTGAAAGGCCTGATCGCAACGCCTGGCGGGGGCGCATCCGTGCCCTTTCCCTGGACGCACTCCAGCATCCCGCCCAGATTGACCATTACCTGGCCACAACAGGGGCTGCCGCCAAGCTGATTGTTGTTCGTCTCCTAGGCGGACGCGGCCATTGGTCCTACGGACTGGAACAACTGGATCGTTGGAGGAGGTCCCAAGCGGGCCGCACCACCCTGATCTTGGCTGGTACGCCTGATCAGGATCGTGCCCTGCATTCCCTGGGCTGTTATCCAGAACCACTCAGCGATCGATTGGCCAGCCTCTTGCGTGAAGGTGGTTTGGACAATCAGGCCCTTTTTCTCGAGGTGCTTGATGCTCTTCTGAACAACCATCACCCGGATCCGGCGACGATTCAGCCGCGTGTCATGGAGGATCCTTCGCCCTGGCGTTGGAAGGATCAACCTGGCCCAAGGGTTGGAATCATCCTCTACCGAGCACTCGCCCGGGCCGGAGACACTGCTGTTGCCGAAGCCCTCCTGGCCGCCCTTGAAAACGAAGGTTTGGTCCCTCGTGCTCTTTGGGTAAGCAGCCTCCGTGATCCCGCCGTTCAACAAGGGACGTTGCACTTACTCCAACAGCAGAAGGTGGATGTGGTGATTACCACCACGGCCTTCGCCTCCGTTCAGTTCGAGGAGGCGGGTCTTGGCTGCCCATTGTTTGACCGCTTGGACTGTCCCGTTCTTCAGCTGCTCAGCAGTGGTCGGTCTCGCGACTCCTGGGCCGCATCATCGCGAGGTCTTGACCCCCTTGATCTCTCTCTCCAGGTGGTACTCCCCGAGCTGGATGGAAGGATCACCACCCGAGTGGGTGGATTTCGTGAGCTGACCAAGGCCCATGGAGATCTGGCGACGGCCATCCATGCCCTAAAGCCTGATCCAGAAGGGATCGACTGGGTCGTTCGTCATGCCTCAGCGTGGATCAACCTGCGGCAAACCGAGCCCAGCAAGCGGCGCTTGGCGTTGATCATGGCCAACTACCCGATCCGTAACGGACGGTTAGCCAATGGGGTTGGCTTGGACACCCCCGCGAGCCTTCACAACGCCTTGCAGTGGCTTCAAGAGTCTGGGTATGACCTTGGCCGTGAACCCTTGCCAGCGACCCCAGAGGCCCTCATGGCTTCACTCCTGGCCGGTCGAACCAATGACCCTGAAAGTCAGCATCTGCCTTCACTGGATCATCTGTCTCTAGAGGACTACCAGCGTTGGTGGCAGAGCCTTCCCGCCGACGCCCAGGAGCCCATTCTCAAGCGTTGGGGGGATCCCGAGCAAGCAGAGGATTTGGAGACCCTTTGCGACGGCCGCAAAGGATTTGCCGTTCATGGTCTTCGCTTTGGAGGTCTGACCCTTCTCGTACAACCCAGTCGCGGCTATGACGCTGACCAACTCAGTGATCTCCATTCCCCGGATCTACCTCCTCCCCATCGTTATCTCGCCCAGTACCTCTGGCTTCGTGTAGTCCACGGGACCCAAATGATGGTGCACATGGGCAAACACGGAAGTGCCGAGTGGCTTCCGGGAAAAAGTGTTGGATTGAGTCGTCGATGTGGTCCGTCCTTGGCGCTAGGGCCCGTCCCGCATCTGTATCCCTTCATTGTGAACGATCCCGGCGAGGGATCTCAGGCCAAACGTCGTGGCCATGCCGTCATCCTCGATCACCTCACACCGCCGCTCGGTCGTGCTGGCAGTCATGGAGAACTGGAACGTTTGGAACGGTTACTCGATGAATCCGTCGAAGCCCGTGAGTTGAATGCCAGTCGTTGTCGACAACTCGACCTGCAGTTGTTGAAGCTGCTCTTGGAGTTGAACTGGCCTGGGTTGCCCCAACTGGCTGCTGAAGGCGAACCCACTCCAGAGGATTTTTTTGCAGCCTCTGAGTGGATGGCTTGTTTAGAGCAGGCTGAAACCTATTTATGTGAACTCAAGGAATCTCAAATTCGCACTGGTCTCCATCGTTTGGGCATGCCTCCCAGTGGCGATGCGATGACCGAATTGGTGTTGGCTACAGCTCGATGCCCAGGTCCTGATCGGCTCGGATTGACCCAGGCAATCGCCAGATTGCTTGGCTTCCGTTGCGACCCTTGGTGTGATGAAGATGGTGTTGCCCTGGCTGAATCGGATCGACGCCTGCTTCATCAACTTGGTGTCCCCCAGGGTCGCAGGGTCTCCGATGTTGTCGCCTGGTTGGAGGATCAAGCGCTCCGGTTGATCCGGCGCGATTTGATCCTCAATGGTGGCTCGACCTCGACGGCTTGGGACGACTTTGAGCTCCATCCAGCGCTGCTGTCTTGGGTGACTGAAGGAACGGATCCAGCGTTGCAACACCTCCATTCCAGCTTGATTCCAGCCTTTCTTGCCTGTGCTGAACGAGAGCGCTCAGGCTTCCTACATTCGGTGGCTGGTGGTCGGCTAGCGAGTGGTCCCTCGGGCGCCCCGACGCGAGGACGGCCTGACGTGCTCCCGACGGGCCGCAACTTTTATTCGGTCGATCTTCGTGGTCTTCCAACCGAGGCCGCCTGGGATCTCGGCAGACGCAGTGCCGAACAGTTGCTTGAGCTTTACCTGCTTGAACATGGGGAACCTCTTCGCCATTTGGCTCTTTCCGTCTGGGGCACCGCGACCATGCGCAACGGAGGCGAGGATATTGCTCAGATGCTCGCTCTGATGGGGGTTCGTCCGGTCTGGGATGGGCCGATGCGGCGCATGGTTGACCTCGAACTGATCCCTCTCTCTCTGCTTGATCGTCCTCGCGTGGATGTGACCCTGCGGATTTCAGGCCTATTCAGGGATGCATTTCCGCAGCTCGTGCTTTGGGTGAACAGAGCGTTGCAACTGGTTGCTCAATGCAATGAGGAGAAGTTGTGGAACCCCTTAGCTGATTCGACAAGACACTCAGGGCCACAGCACAGGATCTTTGGTTCCGCCCCTGGCGCTTACGGCGCTGGACTTCAGGCATTGATCGATTCAGGGCAATGGGAGAACCAGAGCGATCTTGCGGAGGCTTATCTGACTTGGAGTCGTTGGCGATATGACGGCTCCGCAGAGCCCATTGAGGACCGTGAGGCCCTTGAGTCCAGCCTCAAAAATGTTCAGGTTGTCTTGCATAACCAGGACAACCGAGAACACGACCTTCTCGATTCAGATGATTACTACCAATTTCATGGCGGTCTTGCTGCTGCTGTCACCAGCGTGAAGGGTGAGAGCGCTGAGGTCTGGTTTTCAGATCATTCCCGCCGGGAGCGACTACGACAGCACCCCCTTTCACGGGAGATCGACAAAGTGGTGCGCTCCCGACTTTTGAACCCTCGCTGGATCGAAGGCATGCGCAGTCATGGATACAAAGGCGCTTTTGAAATGGCAGCCAGCTTGGATTACTTATTTGCCTATGACGCCAGCACAGGCCTTGTGCCTGATTGGTGTTACAGCTCTGTTCAGGACAGCTGGTTGGATGAGCAGGCGAATGCTGAATTTCTCAAGCGCCACAACCCCTGGGCCCTCCGCGACATGGCCGAGAGGCTGTTGGAAGCCGCCAATCGCGGTTTATGGGACTGTTCCGATCAGGCCAGGTTGGAGCGCTTGCGCGACATCGTTCTCAACGCTGAGGGATGCATTGAGACCGGTGCATTCAGACCGACAGCTGATCGTTGATCAGCTGTTCAGATCTCGGACCATTGCCCGGAAGGGATCGATGGACCCTGGTGCTGAACTCTGCGATTTGGATGAGGAGCTGGTCGTTACCTCTTGCTTGAGCTCGGTTTTGCGAGCAACGGGTGCCGCATCGGGCGCAGCAGGGCTATTGACCCCCGTCAACGCACTGCCCTTCAGACGCTGACTGAGTTCCTGCTGCGTCATTGTTTCAGCGAAGGTTTTCTTCACTGGTTTGGGAACCCCCTGGGTCACCGACACTTTGTCGTCCTGTGCGACCTCACCACCTAGACCCTCGGTCTTGGTATCCACCTTCAGGGCCATCGCGTCCACCTCGGTGACGAGCTCCTTGTTGCCAGGGCTGTCTGCGGTGCCAGGGAAGGTGCGGCGGATGGTCTTGGCTTCCCGCATGTAGTTCAGATCTCCCAGTGAACTGGAGGAATCGCTGTCGAGAAAGAAGCTCTCATCCTTCTTTGCTGGCTTCGCCTGGGAGGTCTCGCTGTTCGTGCCAGCGGAGCGGGGGTTCAGCAGACGATCGAAGAAACCCATGCCTGGAGTCAGGTAGTCGTCTGAACTTAGCGACCTCTGAGGTCTTCTCCGTGGGTATCGGTTCCACACGTACGCAAAAGGCCAAGGTTCTTCAACTGTTGATCGATCCGGTCGCAGATCAATGGGGTGGCTGACCACGTGGGTTGCATGTCGTAGTCGTACCAGGCCTCCCCACCATCGAAACCGAGTTCGGCTGCGGCATCAATCAATTCGTTGAACCCGAGCCGATATCTGGCGGGATGGGCCAGAACCGCCAGCCCACCAGCCTCATGGATGGCTTTGCGAACCGTCTCAGCACGCAAACTCTCTCCCACGGCAGCATCCCCTTGGCTGTAAGCCTTCAAGGCGGTGTGGCCAGGCTTGAAGCCAAGGGCGAGCACATGCACGAGGCAGCCTTGAAGAACGCAACTGATTTCCATGCCACTCCAAAGGGTGGGAACGCTTCTGCCCTGATCCTGTTGAGCCTTGAGCCAGTCCTGCATTGGCTGAAAGGCCGCGACACTGTGGTGATCGGTCACTGCAAGGTGTTCCAGCTGCCTCTCGTGGGCCTGGCCAATCAGAGCGATGGGATCCAGGCTTCCATCGCTGCAGATCGTGTGGCAGTGAAAGTTGATGGCCCCTGGGCAGCTCTCCGGACCCACGGTTTCAAGGACGGAATGAAGGGGATGACGATCAGAGGGCATCGGCTTGTCCTGAGGAGGCTTCAGCGCGCAGGCGGCGCCAGCGGGCATAGAACTGGATGGATGCCGCCATGAACACAACCAGGGCCACCATGAACCAAGTGGCTGCACCTGTTGGGAACTGGTTCTTGAAGACAACCAGCATCACCACGATGACGAGAAGAAGCGTTGGTAATTCGTTGAGAGCACGAAGCTGACGTCCGTTCCATCGGCACTCCCCTTTTTGCAGCTGACCCATCAGGCAGTAACAGAACCAGTGATAGGCCAGCAGTGCTGCCACAAACCCAAGCTTGGCGTGCATCCAACCTTGTTGTAACCAACTGGGCTGCACAAGCAGCAGTCCCACGGCCATCGTCACCGCTACGACCATGCCAGGGGTGGTGATGATGTTCGCCAGCCGTCGTTCCATCAAGGCGTACTGCCCCTGGAAGGCATCGCGCAACTCAGGTGCTAGCTCTTGGGCTTCGACGTGATAGATGAACAGGCGAACGAGGTAGAAGAGGCCTGCAAACCACACGACCACGCCCACGATGTGGAGGGTCTTAAACCAGAGATAGGCCTCGGGAGGAAACGTCATCAGAGACGGCGCGTTGTGCTGACCATAAGCAGTGTTCAGGTGAGCCCGTCAAGAAAATCGTTCGCCGATTGCCGGTGCGTTGCGAGTGTTTCAGCTGGCATCCGGTCCAAATTCTTTGTCATCATGGCCAGTCTTGGTTGAGCGCGGAAGAACTTTTCGTGCCTAGCGATGAAACTCCAGAAGAGCCCATCCCAGCTCTTGCACCAATCACCGCGCCGGTAATCCGACATTTTTAAAACATAGTTCGAACCTGAGATATAGGGCTTTGTGGTGAAGATCCCACCATCTCCAAACTGACTCATGCCATGCACATTCGGCACCATCACCCAGTCGTAGGCATCCACAAATAGTTCCATAAACCATGTGCAGACACGACGGGGATGAAAACCACAGAGGAGCATCACATTTCCCAGAAGCATGAGTCTCTCGATGTGATGGCAGTAACCACTCGACAATGCGCGATGAATCGCATCGTCCACTGGTGGTAAGCCCGTCGAGCCTGTGTAGAAGGCCTTGGGCAGTGGTTTGTCTTCGCACCCCCAAAAATTGCCGTTTCGCATCTCGATGCCATGGCGTCGGTACATGACGGCCATGAATTCCCGCCAACCAATGAGCTGACGAATGAATCCCTCTAGAGAATTCAGGGGAATATCCCCCTCAGAGGCCCGTTCCAGAATGCGATTCAGAACCTGCTGGGGGGTTAGCAAGCCGACATTCAACATGGGTGTCAAAACGCTGTGCCAAAGCACCCTGTGCTGTGTGCTGATGGCGTCCTCATAGGTCCCAAAGAATTGGAAACGCTGCTCGACAAATTGAATCAACCAGGACTCGGCCGCGGCGTGCGTCACTGGATACGCGAAGGATTTGCCTGAGCCGATCAGCGGGAGGGCCTCGGTCTCTAGCCCCGGCCGAGCCTGCTCAACCCAGCGGTCGTCTTGATGGGTTGGAGGCTCTGGGACCTCGATGCCCTTTGGCAGTTTTTTGCGGTTGTCCGCATCAAGACTCCAGCGCCCACCGCAGGGGGAGCCGTCAGGCTCTAAGAGCAGGTTCAATCGCTTTCTCTGCATGGCGTAGAACGCAGCCATGAGGGGACGGCGACCGCGACCGAAGAACTCCTCCACCACCGTTGAGGGAGTCAGCAGCATCGGGGTGGGTAGGAGCTCCACCCTGCAGGCGAAACGACTGGCAAAGCTGGTCAGCCTCCTCTCCAGCATGTCATCGACGGGATCAACGCAGTGGAAGCTGCGGTATCCGGCGTCGTAGAGCTTTTGCAGATGCGCTGTTGTATCAGTGGCTTCATCGTGCCTCTGAACCCTCACGGAAAAACCACGCTGGTGAAGCGCATCGGCGAAGGCCTGCATCGAGGCGCGATGCAAGATCAACTTCTGTCGGTGCAGCTGTTGTGGC
Proteins encoded:
- the cobN gene encoding cobaltochelatase subunit CobN; amino-acid sequence: MHRLSHLPGSDQDDGVVLVEQPSAPVLWLTSAQTDLSTLASVLERPDRNAWRGRIRALSLDALQHPAQIDHYLATTGAAAKLIVVRLLGGRGHWSYGLEQLDRWRRSQAGRTTLILAGTPDQDRALHSLGCYPEPLSDRLASLLREGGLDNQALFLEVLDALLNNHHPDPATIQPRVMEDPSPWRWKDQPGPRVGIILYRALARAGDTAVAEALLAALENEGLVPRALWVSSLRDPAVQQGTLHLLQQQKVDVVITTTAFASVQFEEAGLGCPLFDRLDCPVLQLLSSGRSRDSWAASSRGLDPLDLSLQVVLPELDGRITTRVGGFRELTKAHGDLATAIHALKPDPEGIDWVVRHASAWINLRQTEPSKRRLALIMANYPIRNGRLANGVGLDTPASLHNALQWLQESGYDLGREPLPATPEALMASLLAGRTNDPESQHLPSLDHLSLEDYQRWWQSLPADAQEPILKRWGDPEQAEDLETLCDGRKGFAVHGLRFGGLTLLVQPSRGYDADQLSDLHSPDLPPPHRYLAQYLWLRVVHGTQMMVHMGKHGSAEWLPGKSVGLSRRCGPSLALGPVPHLYPFIVNDPGEGSQAKRRGHAVILDHLTPPLGRAGSHGELERLERLLDESVEARELNASRCRQLDLQLLKLLLELNWPGLPQLAAEGEPTPEDFFAASEWMACLEQAETYLCELKESQIRTGLHRLGMPPSGDAMTELVLATARCPGPDRLGLTQAIARLLGFRCDPWCDEDGVALAESDRRLLHQLGVPQGRRVSDVVAWLEDQALRLIRRDLILNGGSTSTAWDDFELHPALLSWVTEGTDPALQHLHSSLIPAFLACAERERSGFLHSVAGGRLASGPSGAPTRGRPDVLPTGRNFYSVDLRGLPTEAAWDLGRRSAEQLLELYLLEHGEPLRHLALSVWGTATMRNGGEDIAQMLALMGVRPVWDGPMRRMVDLELIPLSLLDRPRVDVTLRISGLFRDAFPQLVLWVNRALQLVAQCNEEKLWNPLADSTRHSGPQHRIFGSAPGAYGAGLQALIDSGQWENQSDLAEAYLTWSRWRYDGSAEPIEDREALESSLKNVQVVLHNQDNREHDLLDSDDYYQFHGGLAAAVTSVKGESAEVWFSDHSRRERLRQHPLSREIDKVVRSRLLNPRWIEGMRSHGYKGAFEMAASLDYLFAYDASTGLVPDWCYSSVQDSWLDEQANAEFLKRHNPWALRDMAERLLEAANRGLWDCSDQARLERLRDIVLNAEGCIETGAFRPTADR
- a CDS encoding PHP domain-containing protein is translated as MPSDRHPLHSVLETVGPESCPGAINFHCHTICSDGSLDPIALIGQAHERQLEHLAVTDHHSVAAFQPMQDWLKAQQDQGRSVPTLWSGMEISCVLQGCLVHVLALGFKPGHTALKAYSQGDAAVGESLRAETVRKAIHEAGGLAVLAHPARYRLGFNELIDAAAELGFDGGEAWYDYDMQPTWSATPLICDRIDQQLKNLGLLRTCGTDTHGEDLRGR
- the hemJ gene encoding protoporphyrinogen oxidase HemJ, with translation MTFPPEAYLWFKTLHIVGVVVWFAGLFYLVRLFIYHVEAQELAPELRDAFQGQYALMERRLANIITTPGMVVAVTMAVGLLLVQPSWLQQGWMHAKLGFVAALLAYHWFCYCLMGQLQKGECRWNGRQLRALNELPTLLLVIVVMLVVFKNQFPTGAATWFMVALVVFMAASIQFYARWRRLRAEASSGQADAL
- a CDS encoding cryptochrome/photolyase family protein — translated: MELTLIFPHQLFQEHPALEPGREVVLIEDPLLFGTDPAWPQQLHRQKLILHRASMQAFADALHQRGFSVRVQRHDEATDTTAHLQKLYDAGYRSFHCVDPVDDMLERRLTSFASRFACRVELLPTPMLLTPSTVVEEFFGRGRRPLMAAFYAMQRKRLNLLLEPDGSPCGGRWSLDADNRKKLPKGIEVPEPPTHQDDRWVEQARPGLETEALPLIGSGKSFAYPVTHAAAESWLIQFVEQRFQFFGTYEDAISTQHRVLWHSVLTPMLNVGLLTPQQVLNRILERASEGDIPLNSLEGFIRQLIGWREFMAVMYRRHGIEMRNGNFWGCEDKPLPKAFYTGSTGLPPVDDAIHRALSSGYCHHIERLMLLGNVMLLCGFHPRRVCTWFMELFVDAYDWVMVPNVHGMSQFGDGGIFTTKPYISGSNYVLKMSDYRRGDWCKSWDGLFWSFIARHEKFFRAQPRLAMMTKNLDRMPAETLATHRQSANDFLDGLT